From a single Cydia strobilella chromosome 17, ilCydStro3.1, whole genome shotgun sequence genomic region:
- the LOC134748729 gene encoding E3 ubiquitin-protein ligase RNF126-like, whose product MADAVVERRPPARFFCHRCNIEFEDVLQDYRCPYCASGFIEQLESETEGSALSGDDFSDADMSNLDDSDDTHQTASHPMLSDLAFLMSGGRHRGGGRPETLLEQLVYSISGSGPLGGAAVTAGAPFVLVGAPGDYVFGGEGLDAVVTQLLGQLENAGPPPLPREQIAAIPSEAVTEEQAAANTSCSVCWENFQLGEMVSKLQCEHIFHSTCIEPWLQLHATCPICRRSLLPEEPQAEPQAVPGLALRCPGCGCDAWRAAGRRARRGTRRRTRRPRPRPTRPSPRPAGAGPPPARRPAPPPPPRSTPPPPTPRATTCTTWTSTSTRRVTPVRV is encoded by the exons ATGGCTGACGCTGTGGTGGAGCGGAGACCTCCCGCTCGCTTCTTTTGCCACAGGTGTAACATAGAATTTGAGGATGTTTTGCAG GATTACAGATGTCCATATTGTGCGAGTGGATTCATTGAACAGCTTGAGAGTGAGACGGAGGGCTCAGCACTCTCCGGAGATGATTTCAGTGATGCAGACATGAGCAATTTAGATGATTCAGATGATACACATCAA ACTGCCAGCCACCCGATGCTGAGTGACTTGGCGTTTCTGATGTCAGGAGGGCGACACCG cggcggcgggcggccggAGACCCTGCTGGAGCAGCTGGTGTACTCCATCAGCGGCAGCGGCCCGCTCGGCGGCGCCGCCGTCACCGCCGGCGCGCCGTTCGTGCTCGTCGGCGCGCCCGGCGACTACGTGTTCGGCGGCGAGG GTTTAGACGCGGTGGTGACACAGTTACTAGGACAGCTCGAGAACGCAGGGCCTCCGCCGCTGCCTCGGGAACAAATCGCCGCCATACCCAGTGAGGCCGTCACAGAAGAACAGGCCGCGGCCAACACATCATGCTCAGTGTGTTGGGAGAACTTCCAGTTGG GCGAGATGGTGTCTAAGCTGCAGTGCGAGCACATATTCCACTCGACGTGCATAGAGCCGTGGCTGCAGCTGCACGCCACGTGCCCCATCTGCCGGCGCTCGCTGCTGCCGGAGGAGCCCCAAGCCGAGCCCCAAGCCGTCCCCGGCCTAGCTCTACGC TGCCCCGGGTGCGGCTGCGACGCCTGGCGCGCCGCCGGGCGCCGGGCGCGGCGTGGGACGCGGCGGCGGACTCGTCGTCCTCGTCCGCGTCCGACACGTCCGTCACCACGGCCGGCGGGCGCTGGGCCGCCGCCGGCGCGCCGCCCGGCTCCACCTCCACCTCCTCGCTCAACTCCGCCGCCACCGACGCCTCGCGCGACAACATGTACAACATGGACATCGACTTCGACTAGGCGAGTCACACCTGTGCGAGTGTGA